From Amycolatopsis sp. YIM 10, the proteins below share one genomic window:
- a CDS encoding allantoate amidohydrolase, whose translation MTASGLLDRIMDVGRDRARGGYSRHAFDPAEAELREWFTAEAGWLGLDVETDRNGNIWAWWGAPGPDATVTGSHLDSVPGGGAFDGPLGVVSALDAVGILQRKGFTPGKPFAVVVFAEEEGGRFGVPCLGSRLLTGSIDPDKARALRDPDGVTLADAASRAGYDPSRFGPDREALSRIGRFLELHVEQGRGLIDLDSPVAVGSTVIAHGRWRFSFRGQGNHAGATLLTDRRDPMLPAAATVAAVRRIASEVPDARATVGRLVPTPGGTNVIASTVDLWLDARVPGTGLTESLVEDIAGAAAEAAEAEGCSVTVSKESYSDTVTFDGGLRDRLSGVLGGVPELPTGAGHDAAILAPHVPSGMLYVRNPTGISHSPEEFAEAADVDHGARALADVLEDLSR comes from the coding sequence ATGACCGCCTCCGGCTTGCTCGACCGGATCATGGACGTCGGCCGCGACCGGGCGCGTGGCGGCTATTCGCGGCACGCGTTCGATCCGGCCGAAGCCGAGCTGCGCGAGTGGTTCACCGCGGAGGCGGGGTGGCTCGGGCTCGACGTGGAGACCGATCGCAACGGCAACATCTGGGCCTGGTGGGGTGCCCCCGGGCCGGACGCGACGGTGACCGGCAGCCATCTCGACTCGGTTCCCGGTGGTGGTGCGTTCGACGGCCCGCTGGGCGTGGTCAGCGCACTCGACGCCGTCGGGATCCTGCAGCGCAAGGGATTCACGCCGGGGAAGCCGTTCGCGGTGGTGGTGTTCGCCGAGGAGGAGGGCGGCCGGTTCGGCGTGCCGTGCCTGGGTTCGCGGTTGCTCACCGGCTCGATCGACCCGGACAAGGCGCGTGCGCTGCGGGATCCGGACGGGGTGACGCTCGCCGACGCGGCTTCGCGGGCCGGGTACGACCCGTCGAGGTTCGGACCGGACCGTGAGGCGCTTTCGCGGATCGGGCGGTTCCTCGAACTGCACGTCGAGCAGGGGCGCGGCCTGATCGACCTGGACTCGCCGGTGGCCGTTGGCAGTACGGTGATCGCACACGGCCGGTGGCGGTTCTCCTTCCGCGGTCAGGGAAACCACGCGGGCGCGACCCTGCTGACCGATCGCCGCGACCCGATGCTGCCGGCGGCGGCCACGGTCGCCGCGGTGCGTCGGATCGCGAGCGAGGTGCCGGACGCGCGGGCCACGGTCGGCCGCCTGGTGCCAACGCCGGGTGGCACCAACGTCATCGCGTCCACTGTGGACCTCTGGCTGGACGCGCGGGTGCCGGGTACCGGGCTGACCGAATCGCTGGTCGAGGATATCGCCGGTGCCGCGGCCGAGGCGGCGGAGGCCGAAGGGTGTTCGGTCACCGTGTCGAAGGAGTCCTATTCGGACACGGTGACCTTCGACGGCGGCCTGCGGGACCGGCTTTCCGGGGTGCTGGGCGGAGTACCGGAGTTGCCGACCGGGGCCGGGCACGACGCGGCGATCCTGGCGCCGCACGTGCCGTCCGGCATGCTCTACGTGCGGAATCCGACCGGGATCAGCCATTCGCCGGAGGAGTTCGCCGAGGCGGCGGACGTCGACCACGGGGCGCGTGCGCTGGCCGACGTGCTGGAGGACCTTTCGCGATGA
- a CDS encoding formimidoylglutamate deiminase: MTAFWCERAWLPDGVADGVLLEVSGGRIESVTPGAPKAGHVLYGLTVPGMANGHSHAFHRALRGRTHHDRGTFWTWRERMYALAERLDPDSYYRLARGVYAEMVLAGFTSVGEFHYLHHAPGGKPYADPNEMSQALARAAVDAGIRLTLLDTCYLSGGFGVELGAHQLRFSDGDADGWAVRAGAFRPSSEFVRVGAAVHSVRAVPVDQLPVVAEWAGERPLHVHLSEQRAENQDCLAYHGKTPTALLADAGVLGASTVAVHATHLTETDIGLLGRTHSRACFCPTTERDLGDGIGPARELADAGVPLSLGTDSHAVVDAFEETRALELNDRLRAEARGRFTVDELLAAATDHAAIGWAECGRLAPGAAADFVTVDLGSVRTAGSEPSGVWFAASAPDVTDVVVDGRFVVRSRAHRLIGRPEAELAEEMGNLWRAH; this comes from the coding sequence ATGACGGCGTTCTGGTGCGAGCGGGCGTGGTTGCCGGACGGGGTGGCCGACGGTGTGCTGCTGGAGGTCTCCGGCGGGCGGATCGAGTCGGTCACCCCGGGCGCGCCGAAGGCCGGTCATGTCCTTTATGGACTGACAGTGCCGGGTATGGCCAACGGGCATTCGCACGCGTTCCACCGGGCGTTGCGCGGTCGGACGCACCACGATCGCGGCACCTTCTGGACCTGGCGCGAGCGGATGTACGCGCTCGCCGAACGACTGGACCCGGACAGCTACTACCGGCTCGCACGCGGGGTCTACGCGGAAATGGTGCTGGCCGGTTTCACCAGCGTCGGCGAGTTCCACTACCTGCACCACGCGCCGGGCGGAAAGCCTTACGCCGACCCGAACGAGATGAGCCAGGCACTCGCGCGGGCCGCCGTGGACGCCGGAATCCGGCTGACCCTGCTCGACACCTGTTACCTCAGTGGGGGTTTCGGTGTCGAGCTCGGGGCGCACCAACTGCGGTTCAGCGACGGCGACGCCGACGGCTGGGCGGTGCGGGCGGGTGCGTTCCGGCCGTCGAGTGAGTTCGTCCGGGTGGGCGCCGCCGTGCATTCGGTGCGCGCGGTGCCCGTCGACCAGCTGCCGGTGGTGGCCGAATGGGCGGGGGAGCGGCCGCTGCACGTCCACCTGTCCGAGCAGCGCGCGGAGAACCAGGACTGCTTGGCGTACCACGGGAAAACCCCGACCGCGTTGCTCGCCGACGCCGGGGTTCTTGGGGCGTCGACGGTCGCGGTGCATGCCACGCACCTGACCGAAACCGACATCGGGTTGCTCGGCCGGACGCACTCGCGGGCGTGCTTCTGCCCGACCACGGAACGGGATCTCGGTGACGGGATCGGCCCCGCGCGGGAGCTGGCCGACGCCGGTGTCCCGCTGAGCCTGGGCACCGACAGTCACGCCGTGGTGGACGCGTTCGAGGAAACCCGCGCGCTGGAACTGAACGACCGGCTGCGCGCGGAGGCGCGCGGGCGGTTCACTGTGGACGAACTGCTGGCCGCGGCCACCGATCACGCCGCGATCGGCTGGGCTGAATGCGGCAGGCTGGCGCCGGGTGCGGCGGCGGATTTTGTCACCGTGGACCTGGGATCCGTGCGGACGGCGGGCAGCGAGCCGTCGGGAGTGTGGTTCGCCGCGTCCGCGCCGGACGTCACGGATGTGGTGGTGGACGGGCGGTTCGTGGTGCGTTCGCGGGCGCACCGGCTGATCGGGCGCCCGGAGGCGGAATTGGCCGAGGAGATGGGGAACCTGTGGCGAGCACACTGA